One Ictalurus furcatus strain D&B chromosome 25, Billie_1.0, whole genome shotgun sequence DNA window includes the following coding sequences:
- the bpnt1 gene encoding 3'(2'),5'-bisphosphate nucleotidase 1 isoform X1, translating into MWQRRFQLTQTTFFNVCSFFTLIGLCTPVLYGEIEHRVSMAGKAVVVMRLLASAYSVAEKAGAIVRKVLHSGELGIVEKTGVDDLQTLADRLAQKSICASLSKSFPKITIIGEEDLPAEAVEEDLIETGQNDGILQKPCPDEYSNLKEEELVVWVDPLDGTKEYTEAAYILNSPVVCVNWLEAHRSPTRLLDHVTVLIGIAHKGKAIAGVINQPFYNYQVGAGATLGRTIWGMLGLGSFGFQLQEVPEGKRIITTTRSHSNKLVTDAVQAMEPDDVIRVGGAGNKIIQLVEGKASAYVFASPGCKKWDTCATEAILHAVGGKLTDMHGNAYRYDADVKHMNSAGVLATLRDHQFYASRVPKSVLEALKSD; encoded by the exons atgtggcAACGCCGCTTTCAGTTAACTCAGACTACATTCTTTAATGTCTGCAGTTTCTTCACATTAATTGGACTTTGCACTCCTGTTCTATACGGAGAAATTGAACACAGGGTTT CGATGGCAGGCAAGGCAGTGGTGGTAATGCGGCTGCTGGCTTCAGCCTACTCTGTGGCCGAGAAAGCAGGAGCGATTGTAAGGAAAGTGCTTCACAGTGGAGAACTGGGAATCGTTGAGAAG ACGGGGGTCGATGACCTACAGACGCTGGCGGACCGACTCGCTCAGAAGAGTATATGTGCCTCTCTCTCGAAGAGCTTTCCTAAAATCACCATCATTGGCGAGGAG GATCTACCAGCTGAGGCAGTGGAAGAGGACCTGATTGAGACCGGCCAAAACGATGGAATATTGCAAAAGCCATGTCCGGATGAGTACAGCAACTTAAAGGAGGAGGAG CTGGTTGTGTGGGTTGATCCTCTAGATGGCACCAAAGAATACACTGAAG CTGCATACATATTGAACAGCCCAGTTGTCTGTGTGAATTGGCTTGAGGCCCACAGATCTCCAACAA ggcTCCTGGATCATGTAACTGTGCTGATAGGCATCGCTCATAAAGGAAAAGCAATCGCTGGAGTGATCAATCAGCCCTTCTATAACTACCAG GTGGGTGCGGGTGCCACTTTGGGCCGAACTATCTGGGGAATGTTGGGTTTGGGATCCTTCGGGTTCCAGCTACAGGAAGTCCCAGAGGGGAAACgcatcatcaccaccactcgCTCTCACAGCAATAAACTCGTTACAGATGCCGTCCAGGCCATGGAGcctgatgatgtcatcagagTGGGAGGAGCTGggaataag ATTATTCAGCTCGTGGAGGGAAAAGCGTCTGCGTATGTGTTTGCCAGTCCGGGCTGTAAGAAGTGGGACACCTGTGCAACCGAAGCCATTCTGCATGCTGTCGGAG GGAAGCTGACTGACATGCACGGGAATGCTTACCGATACGATGCCGATGTGAAGCACATGAACTCCGCTGGTGTGTTAGCCACACTGCGGGATCACCAGTTTTACGCCAGCAGAGTTCCCAAGTCTGTCCTCGAGGCCCTGAAGTCCGACTGA
- the bpnt1 gene encoding 3'(2'),5'-bisphosphate nucleotidase 1 isoform X2, with the protein MWQRRFQLTQTTFFNVCSFFTLIGLCTPVLYGEIEHRVSMAGKAVVVMRLLASAYSVAEKAGAIVRKVLHSGELGIVEKTGVDDLQTLADRLAQKSICASLSKSFPKITIIGEEDLPAEAVEEDLIETGQNDGILQKPCPDEYSNLKEEELVVWVDPLDGTKEYTEGLLDHVTVLIGIAHKGKAIAGVINQPFYNYQVGAGATLGRTIWGMLGLGSFGFQLQEVPEGKRIITTTRSHSNKLVTDAVQAMEPDDVIRVGGAGNKIIQLVEGKASAYVFASPGCKKWDTCATEAILHAVGGKLTDMHGNAYRYDADVKHMNSAGVLATLRDHQFYASRVPKSVLEALKSD; encoded by the exons atgtggcAACGCCGCTTTCAGTTAACTCAGACTACATTCTTTAATGTCTGCAGTTTCTTCACATTAATTGGACTTTGCACTCCTGTTCTATACGGAGAAATTGAACACAGGGTTT CGATGGCAGGCAAGGCAGTGGTGGTAATGCGGCTGCTGGCTTCAGCCTACTCTGTGGCCGAGAAAGCAGGAGCGATTGTAAGGAAAGTGCTTCACAGTGGAGAACTGGGAATCGTTGAGAAG ACGGGGGTCGATGACCTACAGACGCTGGCGGACCGACTCGCTCAGAAGAGTATATGTGCCTCTCTCTCGAAGAGCTTTCCTAAAATCACCATCATTGGCGAGGAG GATCTACCAGCTGAGGCAGTGGAAGAGGACCTGATTGAGACCGGCCAAAACGATGGAATATTGCAAAAGCCATGTCCGGATGAGTACAGCAACTTAAAGGAGGAGGAG CTGGTTGTGTGGGTTGATCCTCTAGATGGCACCAAAGAATACACTGAAG ggcTCCTGGATCATGTAACTGTGCTGATAGGCATCGCTCATAAAGGAAAAGCAATCGCTGGAGTGATCAATCAGCCCTTCTATAACTACCAG GTGGGTGCGGGTGCCACTTTGGGCCGAACTATCTGGGGAATGTTGGGTTTGGGATCCTTCGGGTTCCAGCTACAGGAAGTCCCAGAGGGGAAACgcatcatcaccaccactcgCTCTCACAGCAATAAACTCGTTACAGATGCCGTCCAGGCCATGGAGcctgatgatgtcatcagagTGGGAGGAGCTGggaataag ATTATTCAGCTCGTGGAGGGAAAAGCGTCTGCGTATGTGTTTGCCAGTCCGGGCTGTAAGAAGTGGGACACCTGTGCAACCGAAGCCATTCTGCATGCTGTCGGAG GGAAGCTGACTGACATGCACGGGAATGCTTACCGATACGATGCCGATGTGAAGCACATGAACTCCGCTGGTGTGTTAGCCACACTGCGGGATCACCAGTTTTACGCCAGCAGAGTTCCCAAGTCTGTCCTCGAGGCCCTGAAGTCCGACTGA
- the bpnt1 gene encoding 3'(2'),5'-bisphosphate nucleotidase 1 isoform X3, producing MAGKAVVVMRLLASAYSVAEKAGAIVRKVLHSGELGIVEKTGVDDLQTLADRLAQKSICASLSKSFPKITIIGEEDLPAEAVEEDLIETGQNDGILQKPCPDEYSNLKEEELVVWVDPLDGTKEYTEAAYILNSPVVCVNWLEAHRSPTRLLDHVTVLIGIAHKGKAIAGVINQPFYNYQVGAGATLGRTIWGMLGLGSFGFQLQEVPEGKRIITTTRSHSNKLVTDAVQAMEPDDVIRVGGAGNKIIQLVEGKASAYVFASPGCKKWDTCATEAILHAVGGKLTDMHGNAYRYDADVKHMNSAGVLATLRDHQFYASRVPKSVLEALKSD from the exons ATGGCAGGCAAGGCAGTGGTGGTAATGCGGCTGCTGGCTTCAGCCTACTCTGTGGCCGAGAAAGCAGGAGCGATTGTAAGGAAAGTGCTTCACAGTGGAGAACTGGGAATCGTTGAGAAG ACGGGGGTCGATGACCTACAGACGCTGGCGGACCGACTCGCTCAGAAGAGTATATGTGCCTCTCTCTCGAAGAGCTTTCCTAAAATCACCATCATTGGCGAGGAG GATCTACCAGCTGAGGCAGTGGAAGAGGACCTGATTGAGACCGGCCAAAACGATGGAATATTGCAAAAGCCATGTCCGGATGAGTACAGCAACTTAAAGGAGGAGGAG CTGGTTGTGTGGGTTGATCCTCTAGATGGCACCAAAGAATACACTGAAG CTGCATACATATTGAACAGCCCAGTTGTCTGTGTGAATTGGCTTGAGGCCCACAGATCTCCAACAA ggcTCCTGGATCATGTAACTGTGCTGATAGGCATCGCTCATAAAGGAAAAGCAATCGCTGGAGTGATCAATCAGCCCTTCTATAACTACCAG GTGGGTGCGGGTGCCACTTTGGGCCGAACTATCTGGGGAATGTTGGGTTTGGGATCCTTCGGGTTCCAGCTACAGGAAGTCCCAGAGGGGAAACgcatcatcaccaccactcgCTCTCACAGCAATAAACTCGTTACAGATGCCGTCCAGGCCATGGAGcctgatgatgtcatcagagTGGGAGGAGCTGggaataag ATTATTCAGCTCGTGGAGGGAAAAGCGTCTGCGTATGTGTTTGCCAGTCCGGGCTGTAAGAAGTGGGACACCTGTGCAACCGAAGCCATTCTGCATGCTGTCGGAG GGAAGCTGACTGACATGCACGGGAATGCTTACCGATACGATGCCGATGTGAAGCACATGAACTCCGCTGGTGTGTTAGCCACACTGCGGGATCACCAGTTTTACGCCAGCAGAGTTCCCAAGTCTGTCCTCGAGGCCCTGAAGTCCGACTGA